In Luteitalea sp. TBR-22, one genomic interval encodes:
- a CDS encoding mechanosensitive ion channel family protein, translated as MRATLAGVIVLALAYLVAELVSRVLAALVERINRHVPGDLSQRKSTRAALRLVRFIITLLVAAVLIFPAMSMVGIESRIGLSPEHLATWLTGSGLRIALIALLAWLVVHVTGLVVRRLEGEIGTSATVDVIERAKRARTLGTLIQNTIYVLVSTISLLMILRELNVDITPILTGAGIVGLAVGFGAQSLVKDIISGFFLILEDQIRVGDVANIDGTGGLVERITLRTIILRDETGTVHVIPNGSIQRLSNQTKDFSFYVTSVSVNIREDTDRVTQVLTRVADGMQQDVEFAPFMLGPLEVLGVDRFNDAAVDVKMRLKTVPSKQWVIGREFLRRVKRSFEDEGIELPVAHRTLLVSQAPMVPPDPGPDTPPPS; from the coding sequence GTGCGTGCCACGCTGGCCGGGGTCATCGTGCTGGCACTCGCCTACCTGGTGGCCGAGCTGGTGTCGCGCGTGCTGGCGGCCCTGGTCGAACGCATCAACCGGCACGTCCCTGGTGACTTGAGCCAGCGCAAGTCCACCCGGGCGGCCCTGCGCCTGGTGCGCTTCATCATCACGCTGCTCGTCGCGGCGGTCCTGATCTTCCCTGCCATGTCGATGGTGGGGATCGAGTCGCGCATCGGCCTCTCGCCGGAGCACCTGGCGACCTGGCTGACGGGCTCGGGGTTGCGGATCGCCCTGATCGCCCTGCTGGCGTGGCTGGTGGTCCACGTGACCGGGCTCGTGGTGCGGCGGCTCGAAGGCGAGATCGGCACCTCGGCGACCGTCGACGTCATCGAGCGCGCCAAGCGGGCCCGGACCCTCGGCACCCTGATCCAGAACACCATCTACGTGCTGGTGTCGACCATCTCGCTGTTGATGATCCTGCGCGAGTTGAACGTCGACATCACGCCCATCCTGACCGGCGCCGGCATCGTCGGCCTGGCGGTCGGCTTCGGGGCCCAGTCGCTGGTCAAGGACATCATCAGCGGCTTCTTCCTGATCCTCGAGGACCAGATCCGGGTCGGCGACGTGGCCAACATCGACGGGACCGGCGGGCTGGTCGAGCGCATCACGCTGCGCACCATCATCCTGCGCGACGAGACGGGCACGGTCCACGTGATTCCCAACGGCAGCATCCAGCGGCTGTCGAACCAGACCAAGGACTTCTCGTTCTACGTGACCTCGGTGAGCGTCAACATCCGCGAGGACACCGACCGCGTCACGCAGGTGCTCACCCGGGTCGCCGACGGCATGCAGCAGGACGTCGAGTTCGCGCCGTTCATGCTCGGTCCGCTGGAGGTGCTGGGCGTCGACCGGTTCAACGATGCGGCCGTCGACGTGAAGATGCGGCTGAAGACGGTCCCCAGCAAGCAGTGGGTGATCGGCCGTGAGTTCCTGCGCCGCGTCAAGCGCAGCTTCGAGGACGAAGGCATCGAGCTGCCCGTCGCCCATCGCACGCTGTTGGTGAGCCAGGCGCCGATGGTGCCCCCCGACCCCGGCCCGGACACCCCGCCGCCGTCATGA
- a CDS encoding inorganic diphosphatase yields MHPWHDIYVDDHLIAKTFPVVIEVPMGSKNKYELDKESGLMRLDRVLYSAVYYPANYGFIPRSFCDDGDPLDALVLGQEPVHPLTVVQARAIGVMRMRDEKGLDDKIIAVSTLDPAFNDYMDHTQLPGHTLREIKRFFEDYKTLENKAVEVTDFLGPDEAVTILHDALDMYRRLRRGELYGK; encoded by the coding sequence ATGCATCCCTGGCACGACATCTACGTCGACGACCACCTCATCGCGAAGACCTTCCCCGTCGTCATCGAGGTGCCGATGGGGAGCAAGAACAAGTACGAGCTCGACAAGGAGTCGGGCCTGATGCGGCTGGACCGGGTGCTCTACAGCGCGGTCTACTACCCGGCCAACTACGGGTTCATCCCCCGGTCGTTCTGTGACGATGGCGACCCGCTCGACGCCCTGGTGCTCGGGCAGGAGCCGGTGCACCCCCTGACCGTGGTGCAGGCCCGGGCCATCGGCGTGATGCGGATGCGCGACGAGAAGGGGCTGGACGACAAGATCATCGCCGTCAGCACCCTCGACCCGGCGTTCAACGACTACATGGACCACACCCAGCTGCCGGGGCACACCCTTCGCGAGATCAAGCGCTTCTTCGAGGACTACAAGACCCTGGAGAACAAGGCCGTCGAGGTCACCGACTTCCTCGGTCCCGACGAAGCGGTGACGATCCTCCACGACGCGCTGGACATGTACCGGCGCCTGCGGCGGGGCGAGCTCTACGGCAAGTAG